The sequence below is a genomic window from Humulus lupulus chromosome 3, drHumLupu1.1, whole genome shotgun sequence.
ttgaactttgcaaacaatatgTGTTCCCTCATTCTTTGTAGAACCGACTCAGAATTAGAGCTGTAATTAATCTCTGCTTCagctcctggaagctgttctcacatttatctgaccacacaaatttctgattcttgcgtgtcagctcagtcaatgcagaagcaatctttgagaacccttccacgaaacgcctataatagcttgccaatccaaggaaacctctaacctcagaagcattcttttgCCTTGGCCattctctaactgcctcaatcttcgctggatctaccttaatcccctccttattgacaatatgcccaagaaaggatacctgagacaaccagaactcacatttcttgaactttgcaaacaatctgtgttccctcagtctttgtagaaccaaccttagatgttgctcatgctctaactcaatctgagaatacaccagaatatcatcgatgaagacgatcacaaactggtccagataatccttgaacactctgttcatcagatccataaacgcaGCAGGGGCAtaagtcaatccaaatgacatgaataaaaactcataatgcccatacctggtacaaaaagcagtcttcggtatgtctccctccttgactctcaactgatgataaccagaacgaaggtcgatctttgagaatacatttttaccttgcaactgatcaaacagatcatctatccttggcaaaggatacttattcttaattgtcagcttattcagttctctgtaatcaatacacatcctcagagaaccatccttcttctttagaaacagaactggcgcaccccaaggtgagaaactaggtctgataaaacccaaatctaacagttcttgcaactgtacctttaactatttcaactcagttggggccattctgtatggtgctctagacactgactccttccctggtgccagttctatcacgaactcaatttctctgtgcggtggcaacccaggcaaatcttttggaaatacatccaggaattcacaaacaagtctggtctcactggcacgaccttagcaaatcttgctcacttgtgcatggtactgactaattagtcagatttggcaaacgtgtcagtattaactgtgaagctgggacttattagtcaagttcggtagtggtactaggcactcgtcacacagtgctgacttataagtcaggacggccttagcgtattcaacgcaagacaataaagattagatctaatcgacatctacattaaatgactcagaagagcattaatgACAGACTGACTTCAAGTTcgagcgcttgtgtgacttacccagcaatcactcatctgttaagttagagacttacccatcagtctctcatttgtttaaggctagtgacttacccagcagacactcatctgtttaaattagtgacttgcttgtcagtcactcagtatggtttactagaacctcaagtgatattcactcatctgtttaagggctataagctctgtgtgattataatgataatcagctgataatatctatatgcattattgtgtttcttgctgggctttggctcatgggtgctatgtggtgcaggtaaagggaaagaaaagctcacccagccttgagtggagagcttaggtggtgatgtgtacatatgcggctgcttaaccaccacggccaaggagttctcagaggagctaggggtttaccttatttttgctgcttaggtcggcgggtttgtaaatttgaaacagtaatgaccattttaagttgtaaataacttgtaaatatttttatgggcccatgaatagttttatgcatttaataaaatatatcatttcctttttattggttttaaccaaaggactcgggtagcaggtcaaatttccggttctccataactgttctggggtaaccaaggcgttacagtgttaaactcgctaatcgagtcatttggccaaaatcgtgtaactaagtatgattagcagtttagggattaaaaatttatgttaagatataatgtttcactagaatgtttattgtatacattgggatcccaaaaataatataatttaaaggtctattacaagaaaatatttacaaccagccgatctaagcggcaaaacagggtttaaccctagtttctcattcaaccctcggctgtggcggtcgagcagccgcatatgtacacatcgccacctaagctctctaactcaaggatggtccagcttccttttgcctttacctgcaccacatagcacccgtgagccgaagcccagcaagaaaactcgatatgctcatgaacagtaataacatgtcatcaaatcataaggcgcatgcctagcagatatagccctattcaagcaggcaaagaGGTTCACATACtattgagtataacacatcaatcaatgatcataataattatccagggcttttagccccaaatagaagagtgacggttgtaatagtcactaaggtgggttccgttcccattagccatgtgatgatagcgTCAccgggctttatagataagtgatcatttcactagcttaaacaaggtagGTATATGAtggaatagtcaccaacataaacccaccgagtgaccatagagtcactaccgTGCGATTCCgctctctagccatgtgacaaatagtcacctaggcctttggccctggctctgagtaactagtcctagactagtcaagcgcttataattttcatcgaccttagagtcagtcagcattaatgctcttagagccattcaacgctgatatcgattagagcTAATCTTGtattggctctgcgttcatgacgcttatgccgtttctgactcttgggtcagtaatacgcgactagTGCTGACCCTAAatagtcaatgccatacacaagtaagccatgctaccaaacatataacatatgtcaaatatccgcatacagggcattcagcatgcttacttaacatttgctagcataattaggatcatgcataaacatagagactcaagctctgaacaatctcatattcaatattcatggcatacccttaatcacatgtttctcatgcatcacatttaaacatccaacatgcatcaagaataaccatgcatgtcatatacacagggtgcagttttcttactttggtccaagcacaggttaccaataaacgagcctcaagcacgatccttattccaagcctctagtgataacctagtcacaatcataaacggtgatccaatgagttcaagttctaaaaccaatcgtGGAATCAAGACCTAGCTTCCGAGACATCCAATCCCACTAAATTAGGTAGTAGGAataatcccgaggcctaaggtttgagttcccaagcttaaaacatcattttggccataaaaaccctcaagcgtcgcggcccaaAAACCTGAGTCGTGGCCCCCAGCCCAAACAAAATTACCAGGGGCAAGTGCCGCGGCACGCCATACTCAGCGCCGCGGCCCCCAAAGCACACACAACCTTCCACCTACTTCTTCGAGCCTGGGCCACGggacccaagaacagggccacagcCCAACCTCGAACCAACCATTTTTCCCCAATTtcccacttttaaaaccttccaaaaacctatccaaacatctccaaactcaaatatcaaagttcccaaacatccccatgatccaaaaccaacaaaacccaagtctcaaatctaacaaaaactcatcaaaacacaaagtccaattcaagcttaaaaactttaaaaaacttaaaacttaaaacatgaattacctccgattgagttgtttccaactaaatcctctaggtaataagcttctaatcttccttaggATTGTTATGCCTCAATCCTCTCTTGAAtacgagtcctagaactcaagtttccttcgaaaatgcgatcgggagacgaatcTGGAagttagagggagagagaacttactgaacgttctttttatttcttaaaaggttacttcaagtttaattagcctcaaacaaatcctaacgctcggggtcccgaaaacaccccgggggacaaaatagtcaaaacctccagagtttccccctgatcttactaactcccaatttatcaccaaatatttattcccattacccaataacccagtaatgctctaaataccccttgactcactccgagtcaagaataaatcccgttgtgactttcccactagcttacctcctaggatcgtcttgtgccgagtaaccctggcataaccaaataataataaagcaccacacacatatcacatatatgccaaatatgctcgaaatggccaaaatatgaaagtcgcccaattaatcaaaaataggttcacatgcatatttaatacacctgaacatgcatattatcatttaatagcataataaatcaattatggccctcctggcctcctaatcaaggtcctaaaccttattaggaaatttggggcattacaagagaCTTGTGGTATCAGAAAGTGCAACCTTGACTGGCTTCCACACCATCagatacttgtatattttgtttttttattggaCATATTTTACAAGAGCGATTATGATAGGCATTTAATTTTTTATgatgactatatatatatacaggttCTTTACATCTTCTGTTTGTGTTTTTTGGTATTTTTGTGATAACTATAGAAATATAACTATTGTAAAGGTATAATAGGCTATTATCGAGCAACCACTGAGCTAAGAAAATAATCAGGTTTAAAATTCATTTTTACAAGTCTGTCATCGAGCAGTTTTCGAGATGTTATCGAGCCCATATTGAGCTATAATCGAAACATATTGAGTTTATATCGAGCTACACAGAATTTGGCAACaaaaaaaagcaaaataaaaCAAGGGAAGCTAAGCAAAGTTAATAATAAAAATGCATCTAAATTGATACAACTAGTTTATTATCTAGCTTTGCATGAAGCCCTGTTGttgccaagaccaccacacatactACACTTACGCTCTTTGCGCAATACTTCGCCTGTCGATGGATAACGTTTTGTCTTCGTTCTTCCTACCTTTTTCTTCTTCGGGCGACTAGCTGGTTGTTTCGCAACGGGTACCACAACTTCTATATTCTTTATGTCCTTGGGAACTATCCACTCATCCTCGTTTCCAGttaggtaaattgtttctttataCGACTCCCcccacatctcagtagtgtagAATGGGGAGCACAGTGAGTAAATGTTAACACTGCGGTCGATGGCTGCAGCCACTGCATGAACACAAGGTATCCCTATAATCGGAAACATGTCACatgagcatgatttggtcatcaaattcacctcaccatcaccatctaGGTCTACCATGTGAAATTCGAACTGTCCAAGAGcgtggactttcaagtaccttgcatcagcTATAATACTTGCCAAATCTTTCTCCATTAGTGGTGataatttggatgtgcacttctctacctcatCACGGCGCCCAGCAAACCATGATTGAAGTGTGAAACAAATGAACTCCAAAAActagtgactgggaaggttcttgcgtctctggttttgttgttgaagctttcggcatagttgcttgtcattatattgtatcaATTCATaggaaagtaagcacgagtcCACCTATCGAAGCTAATACCCTTAAGATATTGACCTATGGCAAGATctatttgctttatattgttaaagaacctgtgaaattttgcTTCCAAAATGCATGTGCCGCATTCGACATCTCTGtgtgacagtgatcagtcttgaacttagcgattacattcatacttatatGATGAGCATgcaccgtggtaggcatcagggaagatgacctcaagagcatgaataatgctagcatgcctgtctgatacaaaagCCAGATTAGCAACGACTCTAAtagcttccttcaatttcatcataaaatacttccaagaattgtgattctcactgtccaccaacgCGAACGCAAGTGGATAAATGTGGCCATTCGCATCCAGTGCAACAGCACATAGCATGTGGCCATCATACCTCGTCTTTAAGAAAGTtccatccacacatatcacaggacAACATGATGTAAacccccttctacaaactccaagtGAGAAGAAGCAGTAAAGAAAGTGATCATCCTCTGTCACAAAATCGGTTATTGTACTTGGATTCTTTTGCTACAGCATGTGCAAGttagaaggtaacttggagtaggattcttcaggtgtccccctaacataatcgagtgccttctctctgtatctccatgccttcatataactcatatcaatCCCAAAAGATTTCTTCATATCCTCATTTATGTTGTTTGTCAtgtagctagtgccatcagtagcatatttattcttgataaggtgcccaataaCCCAAGGGGTTGCTTGACAGTGGTCTTTCTATCACAATTCCAGTGAGCATATATGTACACTATTGTAAATAGTGATCTCAACCATGGAAGACTGCactacttttttccctcttaaTCTCCAACCACagtcaggatccttgcaggtgatataccaCACATCATTACCAgacttcttcaccacaaactcaaaattattcttcattgcgaagagagccgctttggttttcaaatGCATCTTGTTCCCAAAAATCTTCCTAAGGTGTATTTCTCCCAACGGTGCACCAGAATAAGAGGTATATGATCGAGCAGAGGCCATaatatattcttttataaacatgggagcactccatcttCTATGATCTTCTATTGAAAATATTGGAACATTCCCTTCTGTTCCACCAGGACAACTAGAGCTGGTCCCAGGTGTCCAGAGTCCTTGACTTGGCAGGTTTGCTCGTGCAATAAGGCGTACTGCCTATTCTTGTACTTGTTCGACTTGCAAATCATCAGACCTGTCAATCGGCACTTCTACACTATAATATGTCTCTGAATCGTACCCTGATCCCTCATTAAATTCAGCTAttggatcgtcattcacataagGGTCATattcatactggttgtccctcaggtcaccaataggaccTCCCACAGGATCTCTCTCACGTTCAACAATACGCATAGGATCAACACCAACATTACCCACAAGTGCACCCACAAGATCTCTTtctggaacaaaagtgcccacctcaCTATGAACTTTATTAACACTGGGACCAGGAGTGGAATATGGATCTGAAATGATAATCTTcttaacaggagtgacacacaaggcaaTCATTTCTTTCGTTGTTACTCCTAAGAATGAACaaacaccaagatcactttcaacatgaactgATGTAAACGATTTGTCGTCGCATGTGTAAGGAACTTCCAATTTCAACACATACATCTTTTTATCAACACGAAGTTCTTTGTGCAaaatgtcaagaagttgcaagtatgTTACATCATTCTCCATCAGTATCACTATGCATTGAGCATCCTTAAAAATCCAATTCCTCCCTTCTATTTCCCGAACACCATTGTAAGATACAAAAGCATAAACAATGGAACCTATGatgaaaagaaacaaaaaaattgttagaaaaatagtaattttttagattttaaaaagAAATCTATCGAGCTTCCATCGAGCTATAATCGAACCTGCATTAAGCTCTATCTAGCTTCTATCGACCCTACATCTAGCAACAAGTTTTCAAACCAAACATTTCATTAAGCCCCTATCGAGCACTAATTGAGCCCCATCGAGCACCATATATCGAGCCTCTATTGAGCACCTATTGAGCACATATCGAGAAACTACTAAACCAAATAGTCTAGGGTCCAGTCGAACCCATATCGAGTTcctatcgagcaccatcgagaaaTAAATTCTATACCTATCGAGCTATCATCAAGCCAGCATCGATCTCACAACTTAACCATCTTCTACATACTATCAAGCAGCTATCGAGCTCCAATCTAGCAAAAATgttggagaaaacccagaaaaatgaaCATCGTGAAATCTTTCTAACAAACTCCAAAAACACACCAATATGGgctcagatctgttcgaaatagccaacaaaaaaagtaaacaaaaataCCCAACACAAAAAAATGAGAAATCTTCTTAACCATGGTTTTTCTTCTCCGAAATCTCTCAAAATGGATGTTGCATTTTATATTGTGATCTTTACAAAGACAACAGATGTGGCTATCAAGCAATTTCAGCAACAAATTAGGCACAAACTGTGGGTTTTGGGGATGGTtttatgagagagagagagagaatagagaggaagagagggttttggtgttcttgatataatgggaggggtattttgggtagatgGGGAATGTTTAGAATCACAATGAAAGAGTGAATAATGGTAGTATTTTTGGTAATAGTAGAGACTATTGAGAATAAATAGAGAAATTTCTCATATCATATATTGGGCCATACATGTATTTCtttgatgagagagagagagagatcatgTTTTGGAGGAATGGAAAcagaaaagaaaaataacagtGCACAAAGTTTCAAAAgtttatgttaaatattaataaatatgtaATAAAGAAAAAGAGGATAAGAAACTATGTACTAACCTCTACCATCATATCATATTCCCAAAATTTTCATAGTCACTTGATCAATAATCAATGTACAAAAAAATGTCCTCATCCATAGGAACAAAACAATTGTACTCACGGTAGAAGTGCCAAAAACCAAGTTGAGACCCTACCTGTCCAAAGAGACGCCCTTAAGCCCCATATTCCTATGTTCCAAGTAGCTTGGCTCGCTTAGAGGTTACTTTGTAATAAATTCCTCAATTGAATAAACAATTAGCATCATCATAATGTACTCTTCAAACTGAGTCCAAGGGCATATAGCATGATACCATTAAAAGATAGTCAAAAATCTCAGCTCAGTCACGCACAGTGGCAGTTTGCGGTGGCCAGTGGTGGTGCTCCGGCAACGGTGATGCAAATTGAATTTCTATATATCATAATTATCCTCTCGATAAATACATCACGGAAGTAAAACCCATTTGCCCAAACGACCTTCGGTGTCGCCGGAAAAAGCTTCAAAAGGGGCGGAGATCCAAAAATCTCACCTGAGAAAAATGACGAGTTGACCGAAATGGTTTATTAGGTAATGTTCCTCTTGCGACACTAATTCCAACGGTACCAACAACTCATCAAAAAAACGTCGGAGTTGGGCAGAAGTCGCCTCAAGGTTTCGACAGCGAAACTTCAGAGCTTCCGTTCGAGCACATCCCTTCTCTGATTGCCACCAAACTTAGGGGTTGTTGATATCGCCCGTCAGGGAAGTTGCAGCTCTGGTACGTGTCAGAAATGGAGCTCCAGAAATGGTTGGGTCTGGTGTTTGTCGTGGCTTTTCGAAGAGAGATAGAAAgtaggaaagaaagaagaaaaaaagaagagaaaaggagtATGTCAGGGAAAGAGAGGGAAAGAAGAAGACGAGTCCTGCTTTTGACTTAAAGTGGGTCCAAccacttaaaaaaattattattatatttaataaaatatgggTTCTTACAATTTCAGTTAACATTCTTTGAAATGTGTACTATTTTATTTTGGTTAAGAcgtgttttatttttaaattaggaTCCCAAACCAGCGCGTGTTTACtttataaatatctttttagCATTTTACATAAATAAGTTTAGTTTTTAACGTCTATTTTTCATAACCCCGTGGTTCTAATGAGTTAGTTTGACAATCCGATCGTTACAAAAAGTGACCCTGAAAGAATGTCATTTTCCATTTAAGGGAGGAGTTTAAACCCCAATGACTCTTCAACATCCTCCACTGATATGAAATTGAACATAGAGATTAATATCAAAACTATATCAATAGTGTGTGAATGATGAAGAATCCCAGAGAAGATGAAGAATTTTTAAATAACTGGTGAGAATTTTTGAACCAATatgttgttttgtttttaaattagTGTAGtgttatattttcttttttataggatggtgtattgttttttttttttttttttgaagcagtgcattttaaaatatctttattatatatatataactgtgtttgtaactaaaaataataattgaaaattgTGAAAACAAAATATAGAAAATTGTAAAAACTCTGCTAAACCACAACAATTATCGTTTCATAGTCCATTATTGTATAAGTAAGATATTGAATAGGGTATAGCAAAGGGTCATCATTGGTGTCTAACACCACAAGGAAATGACATACTGTTATTAGTGCAATTTAATATCAGGTTCCacacattttaatttaataagtattatagaGTATTACTAAACAATCATGCAGTATCACCTCATGTGGTATTAAGTACCTTAAGGTGCCAAATAAATATAAACATGAATATCACCGTCGAAAGCCATTGTGTTGGAGACTTGCTTCCCATGGAGAAGGTAAGATGAGAAATGCTAAGAGACACTAGTGGTGTCCAACATCACATGAAAGTAACATATTTTTATTAGTACAATCTAATATCAGGGCACACACCATTTAAATTTATAACTAACATGAAGTATTGAGAAAAATTACATTTATAACAAAAACAAATACTCTTATTTGCTTCCGTGCTCTCTCCGCCCATCGCCAATAAATaagggaaatttgatttttaatgcaataagtgacactcCGTTTGAAAAATACCTTATCCCTATAAGTCTCTCGTTTTGGTCCTACTAATcccgttactacccaaaatacccctggcataattttccctctctttttctcagtcttcactctctatctctcaaactctcgtacacacaaaaaaagccagccaccattaatttgcatttcggatctaggggcaagttgtgagtcctttcaagtcaagaaacttcattttggattttagATCTAGGGTAAAAAAttgtatgggtaagtatatatttgttatatgtagtgaggaaacttgtctggttacattacttgtcttatttcgaacagatctgtgtatgcattcatgttttattgcaatttttcacGGAATGAATGTTGGATACTCCGTGCGTTTATTCTGGATTTTTTTCCTGCCTCGATGAGTTTTGATGAAACTCGATAGGTCTTGATGTGTTGCATGCATGTtggctcgatggtcctcgatggacctcgatagtgTTAGGATGTTAGTACCTTGAtggtactcgataaaactcgatacgtGTATAAGAGTAtaattggatttaataactcgatggtactcgattgtactcgataaaactcgataggtgtataagagtttaattggatttaataactcAATTGTaatcgattgtactcgataaaactcgatagg
It includes:
- the LOC133825714 gene encoding uncharacterized protein LOC133825714, with amino-acid sequence MEKDLASIIADARYLKVHALGQFEFHMVDLDGDGEVNLMTKSCSCDMFPIIGIPCVHAVAAAIDRSVNIYSLCSPFYTTEMWGESYKETIYLTGNEDEWIVPKDIKNIEVVVPVAKQPASRPKKKKVGRTKTKRYPSTGEVLRKERKCSMCGGLGNNRASCKAR